The following proteins are co-located in the Uloborus diversus isolate 005 unplaced genomic scaffold, Udiv.v.3.1 scaffold_1147, whole genome shotgun sequence genome:
- the LOC129232325 gene encoding uncharacterized protein LOC129232325, with amino-acid sequence MATLVEGGDLLELIENYVKENKIMIFSKSSCPYCVKVKQLFQSLGVDYFALELDKEDNGSELQDAMAKKAGRRSVPQVFIKGTHIGGCDDTMAAHKSGKLVSLL; translated from the exons ATGGCTACGTTAGTAGAAGGTGGAGACCTTTTGGAATTAATAGAAAACTATGTGAAGGAAAACaaaatcatgattttcagcaAATCATCCTGCCCTTATTGTGTCAAA GTGAAGCAGTTGTTTCAATCATTAGGAGTAGATTATTTTGCTTTGGAATTGGATAAAGAAG ATAATGGAAGTGAATTGCAAGATGCCATGGCTAAGAAAGCTGGTCGGAGATCTGTTCCTCAGGTGTTTATCAAAGGGACTCATATAGGCGGATGTGATGATACCATGGCAGCTCATAAAAGTGGCAAACTTGTGTCTTTATTGTAA